The following coding sequences are from one Saccharomyces cerevisiae S288C chromosome X, complete sequence window:
- the UTR1 gene encoding NADH/NAD(+) kinase (ATP-NADH kinase; phosphorylates both NAD and NADH; active as a hexamer; enhances the activity of ferric reductase (Fre1p); UTR1 has a paralog, YEF1, that arose from the whole genome duplication), translated as MKENDMNNGVDKWVNEEDGRNDHHNNNNNLMKKAMMNNEQIDRTQDIDNAKEMLRKISSESSSRRSSLLNKDSSLVNGNANSGGGTSINGTRGSSKSSNTHFQYASTAYGVRMLSKDISNTKVELDVENLMIVTKLNDVSLYFLTRELVEWVLVHFPRVTVYVDSELKNSKKFAAGELCEDSKCRESRIKYWTKDFIREHDVFFDLVVTLGGDGTVLFVSSIFQRHVPPVMSFSLGSLGFLTNFKFEHFREDLPRIMNHKIKTNLRLRLECTIYRRHRPEVDPNTGKKICVVEKLSTHHILNEVTIDRGPSPFLSMLELYGDGSLMTVAQADGLIAATPTGSTAYSLSAGGSLVCPTVNAIALTPICPHALSFRPIILPESINLKVKVSMKSRAPAWAAFDGKDRIELQKGDFITICASPYAFPTVEASPDEFINSISRQLNWNVREQQKSFTHILSQKNQEKYAHEANKVRNQAEPLEVIRDKYSLEADATKENNNGSDDESDDESVNCEACKLKPSSVPKPSQARFSV; from the coding sequence ATGAAGGAGAATGACATGAATAATGGCGTAGATAAATGGGTAAATGAGGAAGATGGTCGAAATGATCatcataacaacaataataacttgatgaagaaggcCATGATGAACAATGAGCAAATTGATAGAACTCAGGATATCGACAACGCCAAAGAAATGTTGAGGAAAATATCAAGTGAAAGCAGCTCGCGCAGAAGCTCCCTGTTGAATAAAGATTCATCTCTCGTGAACGGCAATGCAAACAGTGGCGGTGGTACGAGCATTAACGGAACAAGAGGAAGTTCTAAGAGTAGTAATACACACTTTCAGTATGCCTCCACGGCGTATGGTGTAAGAATGTTGAGTAAAGATATATCTAATACCAAAGTGGAACTGGATGtggaaaatttgatgattgTTACGAAACTCAACGATGTCTCACTGTATTTCTTAACAAGAGAGTTGGTAGAATGGGTTTTGGTACATTTTCCACGTGTGACTGTTTATGTGGATTCCGAATTGAAAaacagcaaaaaatttgccGCTGGCGAGTTATGTGAAGATAGTAAATGTAGAGAATCAAGGATCAAGTATTGGACAAAGGATTTCATCAGGGAACATGATGTTTTCTTCGATTTGGTAGTGACTTTGGGTGGCGACGGTACTGTTCTTTTTGTAAGTTCCATTTTTCAGAGACATGTACCACCCGTTATGTCGTTTTCATTAGGGTCTCTAGGAtttttaacaaattttaaGTTTGAACATTTCAGGGAGGATTTACCTCGGATTATGAATCATAAAATCAAGACAAATTTACGGTTGAGGTTGGAGTGCACAATTTATCGTAGACACCGCCCTGAAGTAGACCCAAACACGGGGAAGAAAATATGTGTGGTGGAAAAACTAAGCACACACCACATTTTGAACGAAGTGACCATCGATCGTGGTCCAAGTCCTTTTCTATCCATGTTAGAATTGTATGGTGACGGCTCATTAATGACCGTTGCGCAGGCGGACGGACTGATTGCTGCTACTCCGACTGGGTCCACGGCCTATTCTTTGAGTGCAGGTGGGTCATTGGTATGCCCAACCGTCAATGCAATCGCTTTAACACCCATTTGTCCACATGCATTGAGTTTCAGACCCATCATCTTACCAGAAAGTATAAATTTAAAAGTGAAAGTCTCGATGAAGTCAAGGGCTCCAGCATGGGCGGCTTTTGATGGGAAAGATAGAATTGAATTGCAAAAAGGTGATTTTATAACCATATGCGCCAGCCCATATGCTTTTCCAACCGTGGAAGCCTCGCCCGATGAGTTTATTAACAGTATCAGTCGACAACTAAACTGGAATGTGAGGGAACAACAAAAGTCCTTTACGCATATTTTGTCCCAAAAgaaccaagaaaaatatgcaCATGAGGCGAACAAAGTCAGAAATCAAGCAGAACCTTTAGAGGTAATAAGAGATAAATACTCTCTGGAAGCAGACGCTACTAAGGAAAACAACAACGGAAGCGATGATGAGAGCGACGATGAGAGTGTAAACTGCGAAGCTTGCAAATTAAAGCCTTCGAGCGTCCCAAAACCTTCTCAAGCAAGGTTTTCAGTATAA
- the ISY1 gene encoding Isy1p (Member of the NineTeen Complex (NTC); NTC contains Prp19p and stabilizes U6 snRNA in catalytic forms of spliceosome containing U2, U5, and U6 snRNAs; interacts with Prp16p to modulate splicing fidelity; isy1 syf2 cells have defective spindles) → MSRNVDKANSVLVRFQEQQAESAGGYKDYSRYQRPRNVSKVKSIKEANEWKRQVSKEIKQKSTRIYDPSLNEMQIAELNDELNNLFKEWKRWQWHIDHTLMEKKTKRKRLEDSHVLMNSGKLINGKRYFGRALELPEVKEWLKQSQRQNDGGSINTKCIPKDRNDFYYHGKVTAALTEFEANWTSILKAHYNVPVNEDEEEMSRQTQEIHVPTLADMEHWLVQRRKKKLMDELNL, encoded by the coding sequence ATGAGTAGAAATGTAGATAAGGCCAACTCAGTTCTGGTACGATTTCAAGAGCAGCAAGCAGAGTCGGCAGGTGGATACAAGGATTATTCACGTTACCAGAGGCCCAGGAACGTGTCTAAGGTAAAATCCATAAAAGAGGCCAACGAATGGAAGCGACAAGTAAGTAAAGagataaaacaaaaaagcaCAAGAATATATGATCCGTCTTTAAATGAAATGCAGATTGCGGAACTTAACGACGAACTTaataatcttttcaaagaatgGAAGAGATGGCAGTGGCACATTGACCATACACttatggaaaaaaaaaccaagagGAAAAGGTTAGAAGACAGTCATGTGCTGATGAATTCAGGAAAGCTGATAAATGGTAAGAGATATTTTGGAAGAGCCCTGGAATTGCCTGAAGTAAAAGAATGGCTCAAGCAGTCTCAAAGGCAGAATGATGGGGGTTCTATAAACACCAAATGCATACCGAAGGATAGAAATGATTTTTATTACCATGGCAAAGTCACAGCCGCCTTAACCGAATTTGAGGCTAACTGGACATCCATTTTGAAAGCACATTATAATGTGCCTGtgaatgaagatgaagaagaaatgtCAAGGCAGACACAAGAAATCCATGTACCAACTCTGGCAGATATGGAGCATTGGTTAGtgcaaagaagaaaaaagaaactaatGGATGAACTTAACCTTTAG
- the OSM1 gene encoding fumarate reductase (Fumarate reductase, catalyzes the reduction of fumarate to succinate; required for the reoxidation of intracellular NADH under anaerobic conditions; acts as electron acceptor in mitochondrial intermembrane space; has two translation start sites, one at the annotated start codon which produces an ER-targeted form required for anaerobic growth, and one at codon 32 which produces a mitochondrially-targeted form; OSM1 has a paralog, FRD1, that arose from the whole genome duplication), translating into MIRSVRRVFIYVSIFVLIIVLKRTLSGTDQTSMKQPVVVIGSGLAGLTTSNRLISKYRIPVVLLDKAASIGGNSIKASSGINGAHTDTQQNLKVMDTPELFLKDTLHSAKGRGVPSLMDKLTKESKSAIRWLQTEFDLKLDLLAQLGGHSVPRTHRSSGKLPPGFEIVQALSKKLKDISSKDSNLVQIMLNSEVVDIELDNQGHVTGVVYMDENGNRKIMKSHHVVFCSGGFGYSKEMLKEYSPNLIHLPTTNGKQTTGDGQKILSKLGAELIDMDQVQVHPTGFIDPNDRENNWKFLAAEALRGLGGILLHPTTGRRFTNELSTRDTVTMEIQSKCPKNDNRALLVMSDKVYENYTNNINFYMSKNLIKKVSINDLIRQYDLQTTASELVTELKSYSDVNTKDTFDRPLIINAFDKDISTESTVYVGEVTPVVHFTMGGVKINEKSQVIKKNSESVLSNGIFAAGEVSGGVHGANRLGGSSLLECVVFGKTAADNIAKLY; encoded by the coding sequence ATGATTAGATCTGTGAGAAGGGTTTTCATTTACGTCTCAATATTCGTATTGATAAtagttttgaaaagaacaTTAAGTGGCACAGATCAAACGTCAATGAAACAACCAGTGGTGGTCATTGGCTCTGGTTTGGCAGGCTTAACCACAAGTAATCGTCTCATTAGTAAATACAGAATTCCTGTTGTGCTTTTGGATAAGGCGGCTTCTATTGGTGGGAATTCTATAAAGGCTTCTAGTGGTATTAATGGTGCTCACACAGACACTCAACAAAATTTAAAGGTAATGGACACTCCCgaattgtttttgaaagataCTTTGCATTCGGCTAAAGGCAGAGGGGTTCCATCACTGATGGATAAGTTGACTAAGGAATCCAAGAGTGCTATCAGGTGGTTGCAAACAGAATTCGATTTGAAATTAGACCTCCTTGCGCAATTGGGCGGTCACTCTGTTCCAAGGACCCATAGATCTTCTGGCAAATTACCACCAGGTTTTGAAATCGTGCAAGCgttatcaaaaaaactAAAGGATATCTCTTCCAAAGATTCCAATCTCGTGCAGATTATGCTAAACAGTGAAGTAGTGGATATCGAGCTTGATAATCAAGGTCATGTTACTGGTGTAGTATATATGGACGAGAACGGAAACCGTAAAATCATGAAGTCACACCATGTCGTGTTTTGCTCAGGTGGATTTGGTTACTCTAAGGAAATGTTGAAAGAGTACTCACCAAATTTGATTCACTTGCCAACTACTAATGGCAAACAGACTACAGGTGATGGTCAAAAAATCCTTTCAAAGTTGGGTGCCGAATTGATTGATATGGATCAAGTGCAGGTACACCCTACCGGCTTCATTGATCCAAATGACCGTGAAAATAACTGGAAGTTTTTGGCTGCAGAGGCATTGAGGGGTTTAGGCGGCATCTTATTGCATCCCACCACTGGAAGAAGGTTTACAAATGAATTGAGCACCAGAGATACAGTAACCATGGAAATACAGTCTAAATGTCCgaaaaatgataatagAGCACTTTTGGTAATGAGCGACAAAGTCTACGAGAACTATACGAATAACATAAACTTTTATATGTCCAAAAACTTAATCAAAAAAGTGTCAATCAACGATCTGATCCGACAATATGACCTACAAACTACAGCTTCTGAACTGGTAACTGAACTGAAGAGCTATTCCGATGTTAATACTAAGGATACGTTTGATAGGCCATTGATTATCAATGCCTTTGATAAAGATATTTCGACTGAATCAACTGTTTATGTTGGGGAAGTTACACCAGTTGTTCATTTCACAATGGGTGGTGTGAAAATTAATGAGAAATCTCAGGtaattaagaaaaattcgGAAAGCGTTCTATCTAATGGGATATTTGCTGCTGGTGAAGTTTCGGGTGGTGTTCATGGAGCCAACAGATTGGGTGGATCTAGTTTGTTAGAGTGTGTTGTCTTTGGAAAGACAGCTGCGGATAACATAGCAAAATTGTACTGA